A window of Amaranthus tricolor cultivar Red isolate AtriRed21 chromosome 8, ASM2621246v1, whole genome shotgun sequence genomic DNA:
ATTTCCCAAAATAATTCTTCTCCTAAGAAAGATGATACTTCTTTTGAGGTCATTTCAGGGCAGTGTTCTGTTGATTTTGATAATAACTCGTTTAATCATGATCTTAGGGTTGATTTCTGTTCTTTGGAACATAATGATTGTCATGAGTTTAGTGAAGAAATGGGTGTAAAACAGAATGAAACAGATTTCTCTGATTTTGGTCTTAGTTTGGAAGAACAAGATGAAAAGATTGATCAAAAAGATGAAATTATAGAGAAGAAAGAATTTTGCGATGAAGTTCATTCATCTATATCAAATAGTGATGATTTTTGGGCTATCATTCATGAATATGATTGTTTCTTAgataaaaatgatgaattagATTCTTGTTTTGATGAAATATTGGATGAAACAAATTATGATGAGGCAATGGAGTTTGAAAAGgtaaattatgatcaagataaTCCAAAGTCAATAGAAGATTCTAGAAACAATGTAGAAGAGAATTTGACAAAAGATGAAATTTCAAATCTTGATATTGATAAGGAAAGTGTGTTGGAAGACTCAAACAATGGTGAAGAAGATGATCAAATAAAGACAAGTGATATTATAATGGCACAAAGGGAATTGATTAGGCAAATGAAAAAGGAAATAAGGCAATTGAAGGTATGTGGGCTTCCCACTATCTTGGAAGAATTAGAGTCTCCAAGAATGGAAGAAGATTTGAGGCCATTGAAGATTGATAAGAGAATGGGACATAAAGATAGAATGCAAGAGATTCATACCTTCTATAGGATGTACTTGGACAAGATGAAGAAATTGGATATTTTGAGTCATCAAACTATGTATGCTATTGGTAAGTTACCTTGTTATTTATCCTCTttgactttaattttttttcttttgtgattgaTTACTACTTGTAGGTCCAGTATAATCTTACCATTTTCTATTAAAAATGATCTACATCTTTTCGGATCAGGTGTTTTGGgtggatttgaaattaagttttgtaTAGTGAGGATAAATCGGATTCGATTACAAGATTGGGTAAGACTCGGGTTATTAAGTCTATTTTGATCGCCTCCACCAAAAGAAGgttatttctattttatttaggtaaaattgaatttacatttatttgctaaattaattattttataattaatgaaaatattttatgagtttttattaaattttgaattaaaatgaaatgaaataaattagGTGGAAAAAATGAAGTAGATACAATTCATTTGtataaatttgaaatattatgATTAGTATGCCTAATATTCCTAATCTTATTGAAAAAGACAATGAACTTGCACATACAccttacattaatttttagaaaatcaaaatatgAAGAATCCTTTTCTGGTAAAGTGTGCacctttgattattttttttaaattttattgatgtAAAAGGACACTTGGTGCAATGCCCcccttaaattaatttgttaagccTATCATTTATTTTGGACACATTGATAGATCTTTTGTATAACCCCATCATGATTCATGCCTTCATGGAGGGATGAccatatttaatattattgtcctttttaaaatctcacactTATGGGGAAAACTGAAATGGTTACTTAGTCCTACCCTGCGttctttcatatttttttcacttattgCAATTTTGGTGAATATATCATATTGAGAAgataatatatatttcttttgtttttctcaAATATCATTATTTGACTCAGAAATAGTTTTACAGTTATTAATAATGTTATTTCAAAATCCATAGCAATAAAGGGAGTATAAAATGCTATTACACCTATAAactcatgaaaaaaaaaaaaagaaaagtgcAACAAAAAACACACAATTTATTGGGAAAGTTACCcttttcaataattaaaatttttagaaaaaaaaaatatttttttaaaaaattatcgtgaataatataattttttgttaattttcctacaataataccaattatgaattaactatgaataataccaaaCTTAGGGGTATATTCCAGGAATAATATcaaatttagtttattaactaatttaccatttatttttgtcttataatcacttatagtttatttttgtcttataatcacttATAGTTTGATTTAGGATTTTCTAgaaaacacccttaaaattggtattattcataattaatcaatagttggtattattataggaaaaattaacaaaagattatatattatttaaagtaattttttttgactttttagtgCCCTGCGCCTTTTAAtctatcctttttttttcttcccgtaaaactcaattttaattttctgttgGAATGAGTACATCATttatcaaaacaaacaaaatatctTAGTTGATGTTGCACTGCCTTCTTCCTCAACTTTAGTTCCAGAAACTTTAGCTCTTGATTAAACACCTAAACACCGACCTATTTAATGAAAGTATGACTAGGACTATATTGTGGGTAGTGGGCCAAACTCTTTCATTATGTTCCTACCAAGGTTTCCTTATCAAAGttgtttgttaatttatgaATTTGCACCTGCCTACTCTCTTTTTTCGGTTACTCTCCTATGAGACGTACTTAGCTGTGTAACTGGTTCGGTTCCGAtagctttttaaaaatattttgtcatactaattttaagacttaaaaggatAATTCCAAGacttaaaaatctaattttaaaacttaaaaggtcAGTTTCTAAATTTTTCACATCTACGTTGATGTTTGAGTCATCCTATTTTAAAGTTAGAATGAGAATTTAATCTTGTAATTGGTCTttaaagtcttaaaattggttttctaagtattgaaattgaccttttaagttttaaaaatattaaattatatgacttaaaatgtcatttcaaatccttaaaattggtcttttaagtctttaaattggctttttaactcttgaaattgacattataatttgtgaaattgctaaaaaaaatatatataattaggcCGAACTAATAAGACGCATTTCACAAGTGAGACGTGTCACTCTCACCCAAGTTTTTGTGCTCTGTTTTTAAGTATTAGAGGCTGTTACTTGTCCATATTCATAAACTTCATGTGAGCCTACACTACAACATCTTTTTACCCTTCCTTTTTGTATTTGACACCACTGATGAAGACTCAAGttgaaagatttttttttatgtaaaagttGAAagaattattcttattttcttttgaatttgaGTTTGTAATAAAAAGGtaaattgatggttgaggctttaggatattttatatacttCAACACGCTccttcacacgagagccctttaaAATGTGGATGCAACAAAAATCCTCTTCATAACTGACGCTAAAATATTCTACTTAAATGAAgagtggttgagatttgaacccgtAATCTTTTGTCATATTGGCATTGATATTATGTCAAGGAACCacctcaaccaaaaacttaagcagATGACTGGGCTTTAggatatactccctccaattcactactaatgttCCATTTGCTTTTTAGACACTATTCatttcttactcttaatttgtattttattattaatctataagttaaaatatagtcaagtgagatcttattataTTCATCTCAACGcaaagattatttatatcaactttctataatttttaattatgtacaattagaaatattaaaggtcgaataagtgcattggatagagtatataaagtaaatgagacattgGATATAGtatataaagtaaatgagacattagTAGTGGATTAAAGAGagtattatatactctaacagtttTATTATGTAATTAATGTAGCAAATTAAAAGGATGAAGAACGTATTAATCTGTTAGAAGAAAGCTAAATGAatcatatttgaatttgaattagcACACAATTGGATTTGGAGTAGGTAAAAATTTGAGGGATTTGTCACATCGGTTATATCTACCAGGCTATTTAAAACTTCATATCTATCACAACTCACATATCTACTATCTATGGACCCATAAACATGGAGTACCTACCAAATTTATAACCTTATTGTTAACACAAATGTAATGTAAAATCCACAAAAATTTACCCATACACTGTTACATTGGTCTATCCTTGAAAGTTGCCTATTTATTTCGAACTTCCATGAGAAcatgagattttattttataaaatgaaTATTATGATGTTCTTTTGTACTTTCTCCGGCTATTGTATCGAGATTAAAAACatatgtgggatcttgttttatttgttttactgcatatttttttaatattaaatttttataatttttagttatgtatagcTCTAAacataaatcataaataatttgaCAAAcgcattaaattgcgtaaaacgTTATTTGGGTTTAAGTCAAAAGACAGAGgaattagtttttttgttttatattctaATCATTTGAGATTAAAGttctgacattgttgttgtataATGTACTATattaaaattacttattaaattatgtgcacttcttatttatttaaaattgcaGATAATATTTACTACCGAGGGTCATTTAAAATCAACCTATTTATTATTACTAACAAGTGTAAGGTTGCGTGCATCCGATCCTCGAAACTTGACCCTACGTGGGAGCCATTTTGTAGCGTTGAGGTACTGAAATATTGTTGAAATGCTACTATTTATATAGGTTATAATcttgttttggttttgtttgtaGAGCTTCTGCAGTTGAAATACCAAAAAATGACCTCAAACAAAAAAGTGAAAATTCCAGTGATGAAGTCTTTTGTAGCTCAAAACTTTTGGTTTAACAAGCTAAGAAAGCATGAATCAGAACCAGTTGAGAAATTAATTAGAGATTTAGAAAGAGAGTTGGAATTAGCTTATGTTGGTCAGCTTTGCTTATCATGGGAAATGTTGAAATGGCAATATTATAAAGCTGAAGAGCTACAAGTTCATGATCCTGATGGGTTTTATCAACACAATCAAGTTGCTGGAGAGTTCCAGAAGTTTCAAGTGTTATTGCAAAGATTCACTGAGGATGAGCCATTTCAGCATGCTTCTCGAGTCCCACATTATGTAAAGACCCGTTCTGATCTTCCTGCCTTTCTTCAAGTTCCCCTTATTAAAGGTAAACAAACTAACCTTTTGTGAGATTATATGTTCTTTTTTTTAGGGGAGAATCAGGATACTtggaggtgttcattcgggtcggTTTAAAATTGGGTTCCGTGTCCATATTGGTTTTTAcgtaattgtaaatcatttttaaagtcaGGTCAAATCGGGTTCGGTTACAAGCTCTGGTAAGATTCGCGTCATAGGGTCTGTTTTG
This region includes:
- the LOC130821237 gene encoding uncharacterized protein LOC130821237 isoform X2; this encodes MQNFSNLKWVFPWSFIVHVFGSILRFFLRFFSENFVEKGSILDDFCDGKSIENDNEEMDCDQIEEKEVETVYYTSNTSKYLSSSGNSVCAFIEEPQNMHFRVQEIFMISQNNSSPKKDDTSFEVISGQCSVDFDNNSFNHDLRVDFCSLEHNDCHEFSEEMGVKQNETDFSDFGLSLEEQDEKIDQKDEIIEKKEFCDEVHSSISNSDDFWAIIHEYDCFLDKNDELDSCFDEILDETNYDEAMEFEKVNYDQDNPKSIEDSRNNVEENLTKDEISNLDIDKESVLEDSNNGEEDDQIKTSDIIMAQRELIRQMKKEIRQLKVCGLPTILEELESPRMEEDLRPLKIDKRMGHKDRMQEIHTFYRMYLDKMKKLDILSHQTMYAIELLQLKYQKMTSNKKVKIPVMKSFVAQNFWFNKLRKHESEPVEKLIRDLERELELAYVGQLCLSWEMLKWQYYKAEELQVHDPDGFYQHNQVAGEFQKFQVLLQRFTEDEPFQHASRVPHYVKTRSDLPAFLQVPLIKGHSPTSFRHRIAYGDSLHSSKEGEKAEGPSKSWELLSAKVPETTRSKTKSRDDRCTG
- the LOC130821237 gene encoding uncharacterized protein LOC130821237 isoform X1; its protein translation is MQNFSNLKWVFPWSFIVHVFGSILRFFLRFFSENFVEKGSILDDFCDGKSIENDNEEMDCDQIEEKEVETVYYTSNTSKYLSSSGNSVCAFIEEPQNMHFRVQEIFMISQNNSSPKKDDTSFEVISGQCSVDFDNNSFNHDLRVDFCSLEHNDCHEFSEEMGVKQNETDFSDFGLSLEEQDEKIDQKDEIIEKKEFCDEVHSSISNSDDFWAIIHEYDCFLDKNDELDSCFDEILDETNYDEAMEFEKVNYDQDNPKSIEDSRNNVEENLTKDEISNLDIDKESVLEDSNNGEEDDQIKTSDIIMAQRELIRQMKKEIRQLKVCGLPTILEELESPRMEEDLRPLKIDKRMGHKDRMQEIHTFYRMYLDKMKKLDILSHQTMYAIELLQLKYQKMTSNKKVKIPVMKSFVAQNFWFNKLRKHESEPVEKLIRDLERELELAYVGQLCLSWEMLKWQYYKAEELQVHDPDGFYQHNQVAGEFQKFQVLLQRFTEDEPFQHASRVPHYVKTRSDLPAFLQVPLIKDDPKNERGKNGEDGISIKMLKEVIASSMCSYSEFVHADKIEACTFFLMGIHGLDQVILQHPSDTELLTEIRSILQKKEKRLKDLVRAGNCLVRKFQKQQDQKLSHEMIVAQVELRLVARVLSMPKLSTDQLLWCHKRLYKIDIIDRNINIDYTFLLFPC